One genomic region from Rosa rugosa chromosome 1, drRosRugo1.1, whole genome shotgun sequence encodes:
- the LOC133726800 gene encoding phytyl ester synthase 2, chloroplastic-like isoform X1 gives MASNALSLLPSIFRHEPTSSPLLSTRSSKLARRTTRLAISTDQTPVFTTSTATALSESDKSKSKEEHLALEDDGGDQASEERASLNQFFEQAKGLLRSDDQYGTGTGPPRWFSPIDCGSGIPSNHDSPLLLFLPGIDGTGLGLVRHHQKLGKIFEVSCLHIPPKDRTPFTDLVRLVERTIRSEHDASPDRPIYLVGESLGACLALSVAALNPDIDLELILANPATSFSKSPLQALLPLLQFMPDSPNLSLPHILSTITGAMVASLEKGVGGLPLPQTVGKLSRDIIEPSISNLSVLADILPRETLLWKLQMISTASSYANSRLHAVKAHTVIVSSGRDPLLPSQEEGQRLKSLLATCQVRTFEDCGHFLFLEDAFDLLTVIKNVGIYRRSKERDFVSDYIPPSPSEVKGIMEKNRWFNIIMSPVMHSTLADGKIVRGFAGIPTEGPVLYVGYHMLLGFEIVPLVTQLFEQKNVHLRGIAHPMMFLKMKNGSLPELTLYDDFRLMGAVPVSGKNFFKLLSTKSHVLLYPGGVREALHRKGEAYKLFWPERSEFVRMAARFGAKIVPFGAVGEDDIGDLLLDYEDQMKIPFLRKSIEDLTAEAAKVRSTVDGEIGNQAMHLPGIVPKFPGRFYYKFGKPIETAGRKQELRDREKAHELYLEVKSEVEKSLAYLQKKRESDPYRNLAARLQYQAIHGFTSEVPSFDLD, from the exons ATGGCCTCCAACgcactctctctcctcccctccATTTTCCGACACGAACCGACGTCTTCACCATTACTGTCCACAAGGTCGTCCAAGCTGGCTAGGAGGACCACCAGATTGGCCATTTCCACAGACCAAACTCCAGTCTTCACGACGTCAACGGCGACTGCTTTATCAGAGTCAGACAAGTCCAAGTCCAAGGAAGAGCACTTGGCTCTGGAGGACGACGGTGGTGATCAAGCATCGGAAGAGCGTGCGAGCTTAAACCAGTTCTTTGAGCAAGCCAAGGGTCTTCTCAGATCGGACGACCAGTACGGCACTGGAACTGGACCACCTCGCTGGTTCTCGCCTATAGACTGCGGGAGCGGGATCCCCTCCAACCATGAttcccctctccttctctttttgCCTG GAATTGATGGCACCGGACTTGGCCTTGTAAGGCATCATCAGAAACTTGGAAA GATTTTTGAGGTCTCGTGCTTGCATATCCCTCCTAAGGATCGAACACCGTTTACAG ACTTAGTGAGGCTGGTTGAGAGAACAATTCGTTCAGAGCATGATGCCTCACCCGATCGTCCCATATATCTTGTTGGAGAATCTCTTGGAGCATGCCTTGCACTATCTGTGGCAGCCCTTAACCCGGATATCGACCTTGAGCTTATTTTAGCAAATCCAG CAACATCCTTCAGCAAGTCACCACTTCAAGCTCTATTACCTTTACTGCAGTTCATGCCTGACTCTCCCAATCTTAGCCTTCCTCATATACTGAGTACAATTACAG GTGCAATGGTGGCTAGTCTGGAGAAGGGAGTTGGAGGACTTCCACTGCCACAGACAGTTGGAAAGCTATCACGGGATATTATTGAACCATCAATATCTAACCTTTCT GTTCTTGCTGATATCTTACCCAGAGAAACACTTCTCTGGAAGCTACAAATGATCAGTACAGCTTCTTCATATGCCAATTCACGCCTCCATGCTGTAAAAGCTCATACTGTGATAGTATCCAG TGGAAGAGATCCATTGCTACCTAGTCAAGAGGAAGGTCAAAGACTCAAAAGCCTGCTTGCAACTTGTCAGGTCCGTACATTTGAAGACTGCGGCCATTTCCTCTTCTTG GAAGATGCTTTTGATTTGCTAACTGTCATCAAGAATGTTGGTATCTATCGTCGTTCTAAAGAACGAGACTTTGTTTCAGATTACATACCACCATCACCTTCCGAAGTTAAAGGCATAATGGAAAAAAACAG ATGGTTTAACATAATCATGAGCCCAGTGATGCACTCAACTTTAGCAGACGGGAAGATAGTGAGGGGCTTTGCCGGGATTCCTACAGAGGGTCCTGTATTGTATGTTGGTTATCACATGTTACTGGGATTTGAAATAGTTCCCTTGGTGACGCAACTGTTCGAACAAAAAAACGTCCATCTGCGAGGGATAGCACATCCAATGATGTTTctcaaaatgaaaaatggaagTTTACCTGAGTTAACATTATACGATGATTTCAGACTTATGGGCGCTGTTCCTGTCTCGGGAAAAAACTTTTTCAAACTTCTCTCTACAAAGTCTCATGTCCTACTCTATCCAGGTGGAGTGCGTGAGGCTCTTCACCGGAAG GGGGAAGCATATAAGTTGTTCTGGCCGGAACGGTCAGAATTTGTGAGGATGGCAGCTAGATTTGGAGCCAAAATCGTACCTTTTGGTGCTGTTGGAGAAGATGATATTGGTGAT CTACTTCTCGATTATGAAGACCAGATGAAAATTCCTTTCCTTAGGAAATCTATAGAGGACTTAACGGCTGAAGCTGCAAAAGTGAG GTCCACCGTTGATGGGGAGATTGGAAACCAAGCTATGCACCTTCCAGGAATTGTACCGAAATTTCCTGGCCGGTTTTATTATAAATTTGGGAAACCAATTGAAACAGCAG GGAGGAAGCAGGAATTACGAGACAGG
- the LOC133726800 gene encoding phytyl ester synthase 2, chloroplastic-like isoform X2, producing the protein MASNALSLLPSIFRHEPTSSPLLSTRSSKLARRTTRLAISTDQTPVFTTSTATALSESDKSKSKEEHLALEDDGGDQASEERASLNQFFEQAKGLLRSDDQYGTGTGPPRWFSPIDCGSGIPSNHDSPLLLFLPGIDGTGLGLVRHHQKLGKIFEVSCLHIPPKDRTPFTDLVRLVERTIRSEHDASPDRPIYLVGESLGACLALSVAALNPDIDLELILANPATSFSKSPLQALLPLLQFMPDSPNLSLPHILSTITGAMVASLEKGVGGLPLPQTVGKLSRDIIEPSISNLSVLADILPRETLLWKLQMISTASSYANSRLHAVKAHTVIVSSGRDPLLPSQEEGQRLKSLLATCQEDAFDLLTVIKNVGIYRRSKERDFVSDYIPPSPSEVKGIMEKNRWFNIIMSPVMHSTLADGKIVRGFAGIPTEGPVLYVGYHMLLGFEIVPLVTQLFEQKNVHLRGIAHPMMFLKMKNGSLPELTLYDDFRLMGAVPVSGKNFFKLLSTKSHVLLYPGGVREALHRKGEAYKLFWPERSEFVRMAARFGAKIVPFGAVGEDDIGDLLLDYEDQMKIPFLRKSIEDLTAEAAKVRSTVDGEIGNQAMHLPGIVPKFPGRFYYKFGKPIETAGRKQELRDREKAHELYLEVKSEVEKSLAYLQKKRESDPYRNLAARLQYQAIHGFTSEVPSFDLD; encoded by the exons ATGGCCTCCAACgcactctctctcctcccctccATTTTCCGACACGAACCGACGTCTTCACCATTACTGTCCACAAGGTCGTCCAAGCTGGCTAGGAGGACCACCAGATTGGCCATTTCCACAGACCAAACTCCAGTCTTCACGACGTCAACGGCGACTGCTTTATCAGAGTCAGACAAGTCCAAGTCCAAGGAAGAGCACTTGGCTCTGGAGGACGACGGTGGTGATCAAGCATCGGAAGAGCGTGCGAGCTTAAACCAGTTCTTTGAGCAAGCCAAGGGTCTTCTCAGATCGGACGACCAGTACGGCACTGGAACTGGACCACCTCGCTGGTTCTCGCCTATAGACTGCGGGAGCGGGATCCCCTCCAACCATGAttcccctctccttctctttttgCCTG GAATTGATGGCACCGGACTTGGCCTTGTAAGGCATCATCAGAAACTTGGAAA GATTTTTGAGGTCTCGTGCTTGCATATCCCTCCTAAGGATCGAACACCGTTTACAG ACTTAGTGAGGCTGGTTGAGAGAACAATTCGTTCAGAGCATGATGCCTCACCCGATCGTCCCATATATCTTGTTGGAGAATCTCTTGGAGCATGCCTTGCACTATCTGTGGCAGCCCTTAACCCGGATATCGACCTTGAGCTTATTTTAGCAAATCCAG CAACATCCTTCAGCAAGTCACCACTTCAAGCTCTATTACCTTTACTGCAGTTCATGCCTGACTCTCCCAATCTTAGCCTTCCTCATATACTGAGTACAATTACAG GTGCAATGGTGGCTAGTCTGGAGAAGGGAGTTGGAGGACTTCCACTGCCACAGACAGTTGGAAAGCTATCACGGGATATTATTGAACCATCAATATCTAACCTTTCT GTTCTTGCTGATATCTTACCCAGAGAAACACTTCTCTGGAAGCTACAAATGATCAGTACAGCTTCTTCATATGCCAATTCACGCCTCCATGCTGTAAAAGCTCATACTGTGATAGTATCCAG TGGAAGAGATCCATTGCTACCTAGTCAAGAGGAAGGTCAAAGACTCAAAAGCCTGCTTGCAACTTGTCAG GAAGATGCTTTTGATTTGCTAACTGTCATCAAGAATGTTGGTATCTATCGTCGTTCTAAAGAACGAGACTTTGTTTCAGATTACATACCACCATCACCTTCCGAAGTTAAAGGCATAATGGAAAAAAACAG ATGGTTTAACATAATCATGAGCCCAGTGATGCACTCAACTTTAGCAGACGGGAAGATAGTGAGGGGCTTTGCCGGGATTCCTACAGAGGGTCCTGTATTGTATGTTGGTTATCACATGTTACTGGGATTTGAAATAGTTCCCTTGGTGACGCAACTGTTCGAACAAAAAAACGTCCATCTGCGAGGGATAGCACATCCAATGATGTTTctcaaaatgaaaaatggaagTTTACCTGAGTTAACATTATACGATGATTTCAGACTTATGGGCGCTGTTCCTGTCTCGGGAAAAAACTTTTTCAAACTTCTCTCTACAAAGTCTCATGTCCTACTCTATCCAGGTGGAGTGCGTGAGGCTCTTCACCGGAAG GGGGAAGCATATAAGTTGTTCTGGCCGGAACGGTCAGAATTTGTGAGGATGGCAGCTAGATTTGGAGCCAAAATCGTACCTTTTGGTGCTGTTGGAGAAGATGATATTGGTGAT CTACTTCTCGATTATGAAGACCAGATGAAAATTCCTTTCCTTAGGAAATCTATAGAGGACTTAACGGCTGAAGCTGCAAAAGTGAG GTCCACCGTTGATGGGGAGATTGGAAACCAAGCTATGCACCTTCCAGGAATTGTACCGAAATTTCCTGGCCGGTTTTATTATAAATTTGGGAAACCAATTGAAACAGCAG GGAGGAAGCAGGAATTACGAGACAGG
- the LOC133707514 gene encoding CASP-like protein 1F2: protein MASESSTVAKDEKNVSSFVDSSSQRRKTSFLMAQAGLRLLVVAFTLVAISVMVTNRQSVVIFGLNFQARYSYSSALTFLVAADAVLCSFSALSLVFIYILSRSGTTSPLKKYFFLFLLDTVMMVLIIAGCAAATAIGYLGKYGEEHMTWHATCGYVSKFCNRMSISLAFSYLAFFACLLLNLMSAHALIYRPIIKN, encoded by the exons ATGGCTTCAGAGTCTTCGACGGTGGCTAAAGACGAGAAGAATGTGTCCTCTTTTGTTGATTCGAGTAGTCAACGGCGGAAAACGAGTTTCTTGATGGCTCAAGCGGGTCTCAGACTCTTAGTTGTTGCCTTCACATTGGTCGCAATCTCTGTAATGGTCACCAACCGCCAGTCCGTCGTCATCTTTGGATTGAACTTCCAAGCACGATACTCCTACTCGTCTGCCTTGAC GTTCTTGGTTGCTGCGGATGCTGTGTTGTGTTCCTTCTCAGCACTGTCGTTGGTCTTCATCTACATCTTAAGCCGTTCTGGGACAACTTCGCCTCTCAAGAAGtacttcttcctcttcttgctTGATACG GTGATGATGGTGTTAATAATAGCTGGATGTGCAGCTGCGACTGCGATAGGCTACCTGGGaaagtatggggaagaacaCATGACTTGGCAtgcaacttgtggatatgtgtccAAGTTCTGCAACAGAATGTCCATCTCTCTTGCATTTTCATACTTGGCCTTCTTTGCCTGCTTGCTTCTCAATCTCATGTCGGCTCATGCTCTCATCTATCGCCCTATTATCAAGAACTAA
- the LOC133707516 gene encoding uncharacterized protein LOC133707516 isoform X1, which produces MGCASSLYAAVGTKKKLSIPEVVVFVPSTHIPAQSDLQKRLRGLIPKDIADRLSSLRNQIVFVAEDTDGSAIPELRRGLEEYLSLLIGLTKKEYGLEGLVEFKWRSLAGGKQQQEASSSCIANSWFEVLSVVHMMAMLALSEADTLMIPKDHSGSSIRTVSSDCKREAVDLLLKATGYLEFCVRDVLVHIPPEIKKNFPKDLQDGVLEAISFQTLGQGTEIQLGLAVDCQKATLSVKRRLACEQLSYFSQAYHCLSGYDHINNGYGKKHMWFIKWKFLESKAAAYYFHGLMVDKGNEPSCHVSAVCCFLAAEEILSESKKACFTFCLLAPVTRAAPLWGAMKHLHQKIPVVAARKSQMYGYLLEQDKVLQALPDLPEFQLSLRPDDYQLPEIDPAWESEKWETQSQSLKEHLDDSDDNDETETE; this is translated from the exons ATGGGGTGTGCTAGTTCTCTATATGCTGCTGTTGGAACAAAGAAGAAGTTGTCTATCCCTGAAGTTGTCGTCTTCGTCCCATCCACTCACATTCCTGCACAATCTGATCTTCAAAAGCGGCTTAGAGGCCTAATTCCAAAAGATATTGCTGACAGATTGTCTTCGCTTCGTAATCAGATTGTCTTTGTGGCAGAGGACACTG ATGGATCTGCTATACCTGAACTCCGCCGAGGGCTGGAGGAATACTTGTCTCTTTTAATTGGCCTCACTAAAAAAG AATATGGTCTTGAGGGATTGGTTGAATTCAAGTGGAGAAGTTTAGCGGGTGGGAAACAA CAGCAGGAAGCCTCCTCCTCATGTATAGCAAACTCTTGGTTTGAAGTACTGTCTGTTGTTCACATGATGGCTATGCTTGCGTTGTCGGAAGCTGACACATTGATGATTCCAAAGGACCATTCTGGCTCTAGTATAAGGACTGTATCTTCAG ATTGCAAGAGGGAAGCTGTGGACTTATTGCTTAAGGCAACAGGGTATTTGGAATTCTGTGTCCGGGATGTACTGGTTCATATACCACCGGAAATCAA GAAAAATTTTCCGAAAGATTTGCAGGATGGTGTGTTGGAGGCCATTTCCTTTCAAACTCTTGGCCAG GGAACTGAAATTCAGCTTGGTTTAGCTGTTGACTGTCAGAAGGCTACTTTATCAGTTAAAAGAAGATTGGCCTGTGAACAATTGAGCTATTTCAGCCAG GCTTATCACTGCTTGTCAGGATATGATCACATCAACAACGGGTATGGAAAGAAGCATATGTGGTTCATCAAATGGAAATTTCTGGAGTCAAAG GCTGCAGCTTACTACTTCCATGGTCTAATGGTTGACAAGGGTAATGAACCTTCATGCCATGTTAGCGCTGTATGTTGTTTTCTTGCCGCAGAAGAAATTCTATCAGAGAGCAAGAAAGCTTGCTTTACCTTTTGCCTTTTAGCTCCAGTTACCAG GGCTGCTCCACTGTGGGGAGCTATGAAGCATTTGCATCAGAAAATCCCTGTAGTTGCAGCAAGGAAATCCCAGATGTATGGCTACCTCTTAGAACAAGACAA AGTTCTTCAAGCATTGCCTGACCTACCAGAATTTCAACTGTCATTAAGACCTGATGACTATCAACTACCTGAAATCGACCCAGCTTGGGAGTCGGAAAAATGGGAAACTCAAAGCCAGAGCTTAAAAGAGCACCTAGATGATAGTGATGACAACGATGAGACTGAAACTGAGTAG
- the LOC133707516 gene encoding uncharacterized protein LOC133707516 isoform X2, which translates to MGCASSLYAAVGTKKKLSIPEVVVFVPSTHIPAQSDLQKRLRGLIPKDIADRLSSLRNQIVFVAEDTDGSAIPELRRGLEEYLSLLIGLTKKEYGLEGLVEFKWRSLAGGKQQEASSSCIANSWFEVLSVVHMMAMLALSEADTLMIPKDHSGSSIRTVSSDCKREAVDLLLKATGYLEFCVRDVLVHIPPEIKKNFPKDLQDGVLEAISFQTLGQGTEIQLGLAVDCQKATLSVKRRLACEQLSYFSQAYHCLSGYDHINNGYGKKHMWFIKWKFLESKAAAYYFHGLMVDKGNEPSCHVSAVCCFLAAEEILSESKKACFTFCLLAPVTRAAPLWGAMKHLHQKIPVVAARKSQMYGYLLEQDKVLQALPDLPEFQLSLRPDDYQLPEIDPAWESEKWETQSQSLKEHLDDSDDNDETETE; encoded by the exons ATGGGGTGTGCTAGTTCTCTATATGCTGCTGTTGGAACAAAGAAGAAGTTGTCTATCCCTGAAGTTGTCGTCTTCGTCCCATCCACTCACATTCCTGCACAATCTGATCTTCAAAAGCGGCTTAGAGGCCTAATTCCAAAAGATATTGCTGACAGATTGTCTTCGCTTCGTAATCAGATTGTCTTTGTGGCAGAGGACACTG ATGGATCTGCTATACCTGAACTCCGCCGAGGGCTGGAGGAATACTTGTCTCTTTTAATTGGCCTCACTAAAAAAG AATATGGTCTTGAGGGATTGGTTGAATTCAAGTGGAGAAGTTTAGCGGGTGGGAAACAA CAGGAAGCCTCCTCCTCATGTATAGCAAACTCTTGGTTTGAAGTACTGTCTGTTGTTCACATGATGGCTATGCTTGCGTTGTCGGAAGCTGACACATTGATGATTCCAAAGGACCATTCTGGCTCTAGTATAAGGACTGTATCTTCAG ATTGCAAGAGGGAAGCTGTGGACTTATTGCTTAAGGCAACAGGGTATTTGGAATTCTGTGTCCGGGATGTACTGGTTCATATACCACCGGAAATCAA GAAAAATTTTCCGAAAGATTTGCAGGATGGTGTGTTGGAGGCCATTTCCTTTCAAACTCTTGGCCAG GGAACTGAAATTCAGCTTGGTTTAGCTGTTGACTGTCAGAAGGCTACTTTATCAGTTAAAAGAAGATTGGCCTGTGAACAATTGAGCTATTTCAGCCAG GCTTATCACTGCTTGTCAGGATATGATCACATCAACAACGGGTATGGAAAGAAGCATATGTGGTTCATCAAATGGAAATTTCTGGAGTCAAAG GCTGCAGCTTACTACTTCCATGGTCTAATGGTTGACAAGGGTAATGAACCTTCATGCCATGTTAGCGCTGTATGTTGTTTTCTTGCCGCAGAAGAAATTCTATCAGAGAGCAAGAAAGCTTGCTTTACCTTTTGCCTTTTAGCTCCAGTTACCAG GGCTGCTCCACTGTGGGGAGCTATGAAGCATTTGCATCAGAAAATCCCTGTAGTTGCAGCAAGGAAATCCCAGATGTATGGCTACCTCTTAGAACAAGACAA AGTTCTTCAAGCATTGCCTGACCTACCAGAATTTCAACTGTCATTAAGACCTGATGACTATCAACTACCTGAAATCGACCCAGCTTGGGAGTCGGAAAAATGGGAAACTCAAAGCCAGAGCTTAAAAGAGCACCTAGATGATAGTGATGACAACGATGAGACTGAAACTGAGTAG
- the LOC133707516 gene encoding uncharacterized protein LOC133707516 isoform X3 gives MGCASSLYAAVGTKKKLSIPEVVVFVPSTHIPAQSDLQKRLRGLIPKDIADRLSSLRNQIVFVAEDTDGSAIPELRRGLEEYLSLLIGLTKKEYGLEGLVEFKWRSLAGGKQQQEASSSCIANSWFEVLSVVHMMAMLALSEADTLMIPKDHSGSSIRTVSSDCKREAVDLLLKATGYLEFCVRDVLVHIPPEIKKNFPKDLQDGVLEAISFQTLGQLGLAVDCQKATLSVKRRLACEQLSYFSQAYHCLSGYDHINNGYGKKHMWFIKWKFLESKAAAYYFHGLMVDKGNEPSCHVSAVCCFLAAEEILSESKKACFTFCLLAPVTRAAPLWGAMKHLHQKIPVVAARKSQMYGYLLEQDKVLQALPDLPEFQLSLRPDDYQLPEIDPAWESEKWETQSQSLKEHLDDSDDNDETETE, from the exons ATGGGGTGTGCTAGTTCTCTATATGCTGCTGTTGGAACAAAGAAGAAGTTGTCTATCCCTGAAGTTGTCGTCTTCGTCCCATCCACTCACATTCCTGCACAATCTGATCTTCAAAAGCGGCTTAGAGGCCTAATTCCAAAAGATATTGCTGACAGATTGTCTTCGCTTCGTAATCAGATTGTCTTTGTGGCAGAGGACACTG ATGGATCTGCTATACCTGAACTCCGCCGAGGGCTGGAGGAATACTTGTCTCTTTTAATTGGCCTCACTAAAAAAG AATATGGTCTTGAGGGATTGGTTGAATTCAAGTGGAGAAGTTTAGCGGGTGGGAAACAA CAGCAGGAAGCCTCCTCCTCATGTATAGCAAACTCTTGGTTTGAAGTACTGTCTGTTGTTCACATGATGGCTATGCTTGCGTTGTCGGAAGCTGACACATTGATGATTCCAAAGGACCATTCTGGCTCTAGTATAAGGACTGTATCTTCAG ATTGCAAGAGGGAAGCTGTGGACTTATTGCTTAAGGCAACAGGGTATTTGGAATTCTGTGTCCGGGATGTACTGGTTCATATACCACCGGAAATCAA GAAAAATTTTCCGAAAGATTTGCAGGATGGTGTGTTGGAGGCCATTTCCTTTCAAACTCTTGGCCAG CTTGGTTTAGCTGTTGACTGTCAGAAGGCTACTTTATCAGTTAAAAGAAGATTGGCCTGTGAACAATTGAGCTATTTCAGCCAG GCTTATCACTGCTTGTCAGGATATGATCACATCAACAACGGGTATGGAAAGAAGCATATGTGGTTCATCAAATGGAAATTTCTGGAGTCAAAG GCTGCAGCTTACTACTTCCATGGTCTAATGGTTGACAAGGGTAATGAACCTTCATGCCATGTTAGCGCTGTATGTTGTTTTCTTGCCGCAGAAGAAATTCTATCAGAGAGCAAGAAAGCTTGCTTTACCTTTTGCCTTTTAGCTCCAGTTACCAG GGCTGCTCCACTGTGGGGAGCTATGAAGCATTTGCATCAGAAAATCCCTGTAGTTGCAGCAAGGAAATCCCAGATGTATGGCTACCTCTTAGAACAAGACAA AGTTCTTCAAGCATTGCCTGACCTACCAGAATTTCAACTGTCATTAAGACCTGATGACTATCAACTACCTGAAATCGACCCAGCTTGGGAGTCGGAAAAATGGGAAACTCAAAGCCAGAGCTTAAAAGAGCACCTAGATGATAGTGATGACAACGATGAGACTGAAACTGAGTAG